The DNA sequence CGATCCGGAAAAGGACATCGAGGTGACCGTCGACGAGGGCATCCTGACCATCAAGGCCGAGCGTCGGCAGGACACCAAGGAAGAGACCGAACACGGCTACCGCAGCGAGTTCCACTACGGAAAATTCGTTCGACAGCTCCGGCTTCCCAAGGGCACCTCGCCTGAGGTGGTCTCCGCCACGTACACCGATGGTGTGCTGGAGGTCCGGATGCCGATGCCCGAGAAGGAGGCGGGAGTCCGCCGCGTCGAGGTGACTCGAGCCTGACAACCCGTCCTGCAGGGAGGTGGTCCGCAGGCGACACACCCCTCGCCCGGCCGACCGGGACACCGATAGGCAGGATGGCATCGTCTCCAGCGATGCCATCCTGCCTTGCTGTGCCGGGAGCCGGGAACGGAACGCCCAGCCCCGGGGGGCGCCCTGACCAGGAATGAGGGCCGACATCCCGACATCGAGGCTAAGGTCCTCGTTTCGCAGGGCCTGAAGCCTCTGCTGTAGCTGGACTCCGAGGACCAATGTTGAAGACATGAACTCCACCACCACGGCCCCCTTGCCCGTCATCGCCTGTATCGACGGAACCAAGAAATCGGACCGGGTCGTGGCCTGGGCAGCTCACCAGGCCAGGGTCCAGCAGACGGAACTGGTGGTCGTCCAGGTGCGGCCGTTCACGCTGCAGACCTCACCCTCCAGGGCGGGTCGCGGTGCGGACATCACCGCGGTGGCCGACTATGCGGCGGCCGCGACTCGACGGCACCCGAGCATCCCGGTCACGGCGCGGCTCGTCAGGGGGCGGGTGAGCGAAGAGTTGATCAACCTGAGCCGGCATGCGGCCCAGCTGGTGATCGGCAGTGACCGGACCCGCGACCACGACACCGAGGGTCGGCTTGCCTCGCTCGGCGAAGTGCTCGCAGTCAGCGCCCTGTGTCCCGTGGTGGTGGTGGCCTCCTCGATGACGGGAGCGCAGTCCCCACCCCGGGTGGTGGTGGGTTGGGCACCGAATGCGCCGGCGAGCGACTATGCGCTGCGCGAGGCCGCCGCCCAGGCCTACGCCCGATCAGCCCAGTTGATGGTGATCATCCTGAACGACTTCCAACCTGTCCCCCGCAACACGCGAACGGTGCCGGCGGTGGTGACGACCCCACTCCACGTTCTGGTGGAGGAACTGCAACACCTCTATCCGGGGTTGGCCATCCGTACCCGCCGCGGCAAGGGCCGGGTTGCTGAAGGCCTGGCCACTGCGGCAATCGGTGCGGAGCTTCTCGTCGTGGGGTGTCATCACTCGGCGAACCCGTGGAGTCTGCGTACGGGTCCGACCGCAGTGACACTGATGCGTACCTCGCCCTGCCCACTGATGCTGGTCGGCACCCGCAGTCGTCGGACTCGGCCGGTGGCCGCCAGTGCCCTGCGCAGGTGATCATTACGCGGCCATGATCGATTGAGTGATCATGGCCGCAGTGGCTGCCCGGCAGTTGCTGCTATCCAGTGCGTCGGCTTCGACGCGCCGCTGCCGATGACGACCCGGCGCCACCGGAGAAGGTGGCAGAC is a window from the Microlunatus panaciterrae genome containing:
- a CDS encoding universal stress protein, translated to MNSTTTAPLPVIACIDGTKKSDRVVAWAAHQARVQQTELVVVQVRPFTLQTSPSRAGRGADITAVADYAAAATRRHPSIPVTARLVRGRVSEELINLSRHAAQLVIGSDRTRDHDTEGRLASLGEVLAVSALCPVVVVASSMTGAQSPPRVVVGWAPNAPASDYALREAAAQAYARSAQLMVIILNDFQPVPRNTRTVPAVVTTPLHVLVEELQHLYPGLAIRTRRGKGRVAEGLATAAIGAELLVVGCHHSANPWSLRTGPTAVTLMRTSPCPLMLVGTRSRRTRPVAASALRR
- a CDS encoding Hsp20/alpha crystallin family protein; translated protein: MTVNKPEPESATPTTPAVNRPTRDLGQMLLRGWPFGDVTWPFRDVELPVTPSIKVEERYEDNQAIIRAEIPGVDPEKDIEVTVDEGILTIKAERRQDTKEETEHGYRSEFHYGKFVRQLRLPKGTSPEVVSATYTDGVLEVRMPMPEKEAGVRRVEVTRA